Proteins encoded by one window of Salicibibacter halophilus:
- a CDS encoding glutaredoxin family protein — translation MYELELYTHPLCSDCKDSKAYLNEQNVAYTEYDVSKAPEKEDGLKKQTGSRVVPGFVFTQTSLLGKMKKPLVFTGFERNASEIKLLVQKM, via the coding sequence ATGTATGAACTCGAACTGTATACCCATCCCCTTTGCTCGGACTGCAAGGATAGTAAGGCGTATTTGAATGAACAAAATGTGGCTTATACAGAGTACGACGTAAGCAAAGCACCCGAGAAAGAAGATGGCTTAAAAAAACAAACCGGATCTAGAGTAGTACCGGGTTTTGTTTTCACCCAAACATCACTGCTGGGAAAAATGAAAAAACCACTTGTCTTTACTGGATTCGAACGCAATGCGTCTGAGATAAAGTTGTTGGTTCAAAAGATGTGA
- a CDS encoding copper-translocating P-type ATPase: MSNKNHHEQGHHHHKEHDHHAHHDESHHDHEHHGDHDHDDHAHHDGHGGHSGHGHHGHGDHGDMMADFKKRFFVTVILAIPIIILSDMIQMFFNYTVAFPGDTAVELILATIVFVYGGWPFLTGLVSEIKDKAPGMMTLIGFAITVAYVYSAATVFGLEGMDFFWELATLVAIMLLGHWIEMKSVMKASDSLESLVELMPQEANKLDADDQVISVSVTELKKGDRLLIKPGEKIPADGHILNGKSSINESMLTGESEPVEKSEGDEVIGGAINSSGSLTIEVTKTSDEGYLSQVVQLVKEAQESKSKTQMLSDRAASLLFYVAVVAGIVTFSTWMALGVDTEFAVTRMVTVLVISCPHALGLAIPLVAARSTGISAQKGLFIRNRIGFESARRVDTMIFDKTGTLTHGEFGVTDVLPEESISEEELLKLAASLESQSEHPIAAGIVAKVNEANIDIPQPENFDSMTGAGITGNVDGKVISVVSPGYLQREGISYDKERFSKLAEAGKTVVFVLQEQTLLGAIALADVVKTSAKEAVDRLHQMGIETVMLTGDNEKVAQEVAKQIGIDQVIAEVLPHEKAEKVKELKKDGKRVGMTGDGINDAPALANADLGVAVGAGTDVAMETADVILVNSDPLDVVSIVDLSRLTYRKMIQNLWWAAGYNIVAIPLAAGVLAAWGFLLDPALGAVLMSLSTIIVAINAQTLKMK; encoded by the coding sequence ATGTCCAATAAAAATCATCACGAACAAGGACATCACCATCACAAAGAGCATGACCACCATGCTCACCACGACGAAAGCCATCACGACCATGAGCATCATGGGGATCACGATCATGACGATCATGCTCATCACGATGGCCATGGCGGCCACTCCGGCCATGGTCACCACGGGCATGGCGATCACGGAGATATGATGGCTGACTTCAAGAAACGCTTTTTCGTCACGGTTATTCTAGCTATCCCTATTATCATATTGTCCGATATGATTCAGATGTTTTTTAATTATACGGTTGCATTCCCCGGCGATACGGCCGTTGAACTCATCTTGGCAACCATCGTCTTCGTCTACGGGGGTTGGCCATTTTTAACGGGGCTTGTGAGTGAGATCAAAGATAAAGCCCCAGGGATGATGACCCTTATAGGGTTTGCCATCACCGTTGCGTATGTGTACAGTGCCGCTACGGTCTTTGGCCTTGAAGGGATGGACTTTTTCTGGGAGCTGGCCACGTTGGTTGCCATTATGCTTCTCGGTCACTGGATCGAGATGAAATCCGTGATGAAAGCGTCCGATTCGCTTGAATCCCTGGTAGAACTGATGCCCCAGGAAGCGAATAAACTGGATGCCGACGATCAGGTTATATCTGTCTCCGTAACCGAGCTTAAAAAGGGCGACCGTCTTCTTATTAAACCGGGTGAGAAAATACCGGCGGATGGACATATTTTAAATGGAAAGTCCTCCATCAATGAATCGATGCTCACCGGAGAGTCGGAACCGGTTGAAAAAAGTGAAGGAGACGAAGTCATTGGCGGAGCCATCAACTCTTCCGGATCTTTGACGATCGAAGTGACCAAGACGAGCGATGAAGGGTATCTATCGCAAGTGGTTCAGCTCGTCAAAGAGGCACAGGAAAGCAAATCAAAAACGCAAATGCTTTCGGATCGCGCCGCCAGTCTCCTGTTCTACGTCGCTGTGGTTGCCGGAATCGTGACCTTCAGCACTTGGATGGCCCTTGGTGTGGACACAGAATTCGCGGTCACCCGGATGGTCACCGTGCTCGTCATTTCTTGTCCGCACGCCCTCGGTCTCGCGATTCCATTAGTGGCTGCCCGTTCCACAGGAATTTCGGCGCAAAAAGGGTTATTCATTCGCAACCGCATTGGATTTGAAAGCGCCCGAAGGGTCGACACGATGATTTTTGACAAGACCGGAACACTGACGCATGGAGAATTCGGCGTTACAGATGTTCTCCCGGAAGAGAGTATATCCGAAGAAGAGCTTTTAAAACTGGCCGCCTCGCTTGAGTCACAATCGGAGCATCCAATCGCTGCCGGTATTGTAGCGAAAGTCAACGAAGCGAACATCGATATTCCCCAACCGGAAAACTTTGATTCAATGACAGGGGCAGGCATTACCGGAAACGTTGATGGCAAGGTTATTTCGGTCGTCAGTCCGGGGTATCTGCAAAGAGAGGGGATCAGCTATGACAAGGAGCGCTTTTCCAAACTTGCGGAAGCAGGCAAAACCGTTGTTTTCGTCCTTCAAGAGCAAACCTTACTTGGGGCCATTGCTTTGGCTGATGTTGTAAAAACATCCGCAAAAGAAGCCGTTGATCGTTTGCATCAAATGGGGATCGAGACCGTGATGCTAACCGGAGACAACGAAAAAGTGGCGCAGGAAGTAGCCAAGCAGATTGGCATTGATCAAGTCATCGCTGAAGTTCTTCCTCATGAAAAAGCGGAAAAAGTGAAGGAATTAAAGAAAGATGGAAAACGTGTCGGCATGACAGGGGATGGCATTAATGATGCGCCCGCGCTTGCCAATGCCGATCTCGGCGTTGCCGTTGGAGCAGGCACAGACGTTGCTATGGAAACAGCTGATGTTATCCTCGTCAACAGCGATCCGCTCGATGTCGTATCCATTGTCGATTTGTCTAGGCTCACTTATCGAAAGATGATTCAAAACCTTTGGTGGGCGGCCGGCTACAACATTGTCGCGATTCCACTCGCGGCAGGTGTACTCGCAGCATGGGGATTTCTTCTTGATCCTGCCTTAGGTGCGGTCCTCATGTCCCTTAGTACAATAATTGTAGCGATCAATGCCCAGACGCTCAAAATGAAGTAA
- the copZ gene encoding copper chaperone CopZ: protein MKEMTLNVQGMSCGHCVSSIEGNVGNLNGVDYVKVHLNEGKVDVTFDSNKVDLEAITEEIEDQGYDVA from the coding sequence ATGAAGGAAATGACATTAAACGTACAAGGGATGTCTTGTGGCCATTGCGTGAGTTCCATTGAGGGCAATGTCGGCAACCTCAATGGCGTCGACTATGTGAAGGTTCATTTGAATGAAGGAAAAGTAGACGTCACCTTTGACTCGAACAAGGTAGATTTGGAAGCCATTACGGAAGAAATTGAAGATCAAGGGTATGATGTAGCCTGA
- a CDS encoding D-alanyl-D-alanine carboxypeptidase family protein — protein MRHLIRFFISSTILVFMFLILSSSQIIEESVTEQLSEKNVELAEKSSITPMGFNDVQTEAEAAVLLDGDTGDVLWQKNANEPLPPASMSKVMTMYLILESLEDGDMDIEDEVGISDVAAATGGASIYLREGSVLSVADLFQAMAIVSANDASVALAEYTDGSEEAFMERMNEKASEIGLSQDANFINASGLPHETFDYESRMTALDTAVLGYHLLQDYPNIVNLTKQPTLSLSYRNQVLPSTNTLLNSEEVGSNIDEPDFDQHPAHPEVDGLKTGYTRGAGYSFIGTSEQHGQRLIAVVMRAESDEARFEETQQILKAGFEHVHKDIRTERE, from the coding sequence ATGCGGCATTTAATTCGTTTTTTCATTTCAAGCACTATTTTAGTTTTTATGTTTTTGATTTTATCTTCTTCTCAAATCATTGAAGAATCAGTAACGGAACAATTATCGGAAAAAAATGTGGAATTGGCAGAGAAATCCAGCATTACGCCGATGGGGTTTAATGACGTTCAGACAGAGGCGGAGGCTGCCGTTCTGTTAGACGGCGATACCGGTGACGTACTCTGGCAAAAAAATGCAAATGAACCATTGCCGCCGGCGAGCATGTCCAAAGTGATGACGATGTATTTGATTTTGGAATCGCTGGAAGACGGTGACATGGATATCGAAGACGAAGTGGGAATTAGCGATGTTGCCGCAGCAACCGGAGGAGCAAGTATCTATCTCCGGGAAGGTTCTGTCTTATCGGTTGCGGATCTTTTTCAAGCAATGGCGATTGTTTCTGCCAATGATGCGTCGGTGGCGCTGGCTGAATATACAGACGGAAGCGAAGAAGCTTTTATGGAGCGCATGAACGAAAAGGCTAGCGAAATAGGGCTGTCTCAAGATGCAAACTTTATAAACGCAAGCGGGCTCCCTCATGAAACATTCGATTATGAATCCAGAATGACTGCCTTGGATACAGCAGTGCTCGGCTACCATTTGCTTCAAGATTATCCGAATATCGTCAACCTTACTAAACAACCCACGCTCAGCCTTTCCTATCGGAACCAGGTATTGCCAAGTACCAATACTCTATTGAACAGTGAAGAAGTGGGTTCCAACATCGATGAGCCGGATTTTGACCAACACCCAGCCCATCCCGAAGTGGATGGATTAAAAACTGGCTATACCCGCGGCGCAGGGTACTCGTTTATCGGCACTTCCGAACAACATGGACAACGATTAATTGCCGTCGTCATGCGTGCAGAATCAGATGAAGCTCGTTTTGAAGAGACACAACAAATATTAAAAGCCGGGTTTGAACATGTGCATAAAGACATTCGGACTGAGCGTGAATGA
- a CDS encoding metal-dependent hydrolase: MKGGTHLVGALAAAATYDMLAPETLPSIEGGWDAAIFFSASLLGGLLPDICHPQSKAGRRASVFSWLIRRIFGHRTFTHSLIFLVLIAVLTGMIPGTIGVMIQSGVFIGMASHYILDMLTSQGIKLFYPIDTTIRFPFHTRTGSWIGEGSVNVLCIAWVTYYGMSIIGV, from the coding sequence ATGAAAGGCGGCACCCATCTCGTTGGCGCTCTAGCAGCCGCGGCAACTTATGATATGCTCGCGCCTGAAACGCTCCCGTCCATCGAAGGGGGATGGGACGCTGCTATTTTTTTCAGCGCTTCTCTGCTTGGAGGACTGCTTCCGGATATATGTCATCCGCAATCGAAGGCGGGAAGACGAGCCTCTGTTTTTTCATGGTTGATAAGACGAATATTCGGACACCGTACCTTTACCCATAGTTTGATATTCCTCGTCCTTATCGCTGTCCTCACAGGCATGATTCCGGGCACCATCGGGGTGATGATTCAATCCGGAGTCTTTATCGGGATGGCAAGCCATTACATCCTCGATATGCTCACGTCACAAGGCATCAAACTTTTTTATCCCATCGATACGACGATACGTTTTCCTTTTCATACCCGAACCGGCTCTTGGATCGGTGAGGGAAGTGTAAACGTTCTATGCATCGCTTGGGTCACTTATTATGGAATGTCGATCATCGGTGTATAG
- a CDS encoding heavy metal translocating P-type ATPase codes for MGTQKEASLQISGMTCAACASKIEKGLAKIDGVSEANVNFAMEKTNVVYDPEQTDVQDFEAKIDKLGYQVIHEKQTFDISGMTCAACATKIEKKLSKMEGVSSATVNFAMENVSVEYDKGQVSVGDMIEGVRKLGYTLKPQKSREEMVSRKDDEIRKQTGKFVFATILTLPLFWTMVAHFEFTSFLYMPDMFMDPWVQLALAAPVQFFVGAQFYSGSYKALKNKSANMDVLIALGTTAAFFYSIFLGWEWYATGQQGMPELYFETAAVIITLVFLGKLFEVRAKGRTSKAIEKLLGLQAKTARIIRNGEEMEVSIEEVLVGDTVMVRPGEKVPVDGMIHEGQSAMDESMITGESIPVDKKQGDDVIGSTINKNGLLKIEATKVGKDTALSQIVKVVEEAQGSKANVQRTVDKVSGIFVPIVVLIAITTFLTWYFVIEPGDLRSALVPLITILVIACPCALGLATPTSIMAGTGRSAENGVLFKGGEHLENTRGVQTIVLDKTGTVTKGEPALTDVEVALDFHEETVLAIIGAVEKNSEHPLAEAMVKGIEEKGISLREAEDFEALPGFGVRAFVGGDEVLIGTRKLMQTSSVTIGSAGDEMSTFEKEGKTAMLIAIGGTYAGMIAVADTVKETSKDAIKRMHDFGLEVAMLTGDNQQTAEAIGQQVGIDRVIAEVVPEQKAEEIKKIQEQGQKVAMVGDGINDAPALAVADIGMAIGTGTDVAIEAADITLMRGDLHSVADSVQLSTKTYRNIKQNLFFAFIYNTASIPIAAAGLLAPWVAGAAMAFSSVSVVLNALRLQRLKLSR; via the coding sequence ATGGGCACGCAAAAAGAAGCCTCCTTGCAAATTTCCGGCATGACGTGTGCAGCGTGTGCGTCGAAAATTGAAAAGGGGCTAGCAAAAATAGATGGCGTTAGTGAAGCAAATGTAAATTTTGCGATGGAAAAAACCAATGTCGTTTACGATCCCGAGCAAACGGATGTCCAAGATTTTGAAGCGAAAATTGATAAACTTGGTTATCAAGTCATTCATGAAAAACAAACTTTTGATATTTCAGGCATGACTTGTGCGGCTTGTGCAACAAAAATTGAAAAAAAGCTATCAAAAATGGAAGGGGTTTCTTCGGCAACGGTTAACTTTGCCATGGAGAATGTTTCTGTCGAGTATGATAAAGGCCAAGTATCCGTCGGAGATATGATCGAAGGGGTCCGCAAATTGGGATATACCCTTAAACCGCAAAAGTCAAGGGAAGAAATGGTGAGTAGAAAAGACGACGAAATACGCAAGCAAACCGGTAAATTTGTGTTTGCAACGATTTTAACGTTGCCATTGTTTTGGACAATGGTGGCTCACTTTGAGTTTACGTCCTTCCTCTATATGCCGGATATGTTCATGGACCCATGGGTACAGCTGGCTCTGGCAGCCCCTGTGCAATTTTTCGTTGGGGCACAGTTTTATAGTGGCTCCTACAAAGCCTTGAAAAATAAAAGTGCAAATATGGATGTATTGATTGCGCTTGGGACGACGGCGGCCTTTTTCTATAGCATCTTCTTGGGTTGGGAATGGTATGCCACTGGCCAACAGGGGATGCCGGAGCTTTACTTTGAGACGGCAGCCGTGATTATTACGCTCGTTTTCCTCGGGAAACTGTTTGAAGTACGTGCCAAAGGACGCACGAGCAAAGCGATTGAAAAGTTGCTTGGTTTGCAAGCCAAAACGGCACGCATCATTCGTAATGGGGAGGAAATGGAAGTCTCCATCGAAGAAGTGCTTGTGGGAGACACGGTTATGGTACGCCCCGGAGAGAAAGTGCCAGTGGACGGAATGATTCATGAAGGGCAATCGGCCATGGACGAATCGATGATCACCGGCGAAAGCATTCCGGTTGACAAAAAACAAGGAGACGATGTCATCGGGTCAACGATCAATAAAAACGGGCTTCTCAAAATCGAAGCTACGAAGGTCGGGAAAGACACGGCCCTTTCTCAAATCGTTAAAGTTGTGGAAGAAGCGCAAGGAAGCAAGGCGAATGTCCAACGGACGGTTGATAAAGTTTCGGGGATTTTTGTCCCGATCGTTGTGTTGATCGCGATCACTACCTTTCTCACCTGGTATTTTGTGATCGAACCCGGAGATTTGCGTTCAGCACTCGTCCCTCTCATTACGATTCTCGTTATCGCTTGCCCATGTGCCTTAGGCCTAGCTACACCAACCTCCATTATGGCGGGGACCGGTCGTTCGGCTGAGAATGGTGTACTTTTTAAAGGCGGCGAGCATCTAGAAAACACACGTGGGGTCCAAACGATCGTGCTTGACAAGACGGGCACGGTAACCAAGGGCGAACCTGCCTTGACCGATGTTGAGGTTGCGCTCGATTTCCATGAAGAGACGGTGCTTGCAATTATCGGTGCCGTGGAGAAAAACTCGGAGCACCCCCTCGCGGAAGCGATGGTAAAAGGTATTGAAGAAAAGGGGATTTCGTTGCGAGAAGCCGAAGATTTCGAAGCGCTGCCAGGGTTTGGCGTTCGTGCTTTTGTTGGCGGAGACGAAGTCCTCATCGGGACACGTAAACTGATGCAAACATCATCGGTCACGATTGGATCTGCCGGCGATGAGATGTCTACCTTTGAGAAAGAAGGAAAGACAGCGATGCTCATTGCCATCGGCGGCACGTATGCTGGGATGATTGCGGTTGCCGATACGGTGAAAGAAACGTCCAAAGACGCGATCAAGCGCATGCATGACTTCGGGTTGGAAGTGGCGATGCTAACAGGAGACAACCAGCAAACGGCAGAAGCGATCGGCCAACAAGTCGGAATTGACCGTGTGATCGCCGAAGTCGTTCCGGAACAAAAAGCCGAAGAAATCAAAAAGATCCAAGAGCAAGGCCAAAAAGTCGCGATGGTTGGCGATGGTATTAACGATGCACCGGCACTCGCGGTTGCCGATATTGGGATGGCGATTGGAACAGGAACGGATGTGGCGATTGAAGCTGCCGATATTACTCTGATGCGCGGCGACTTGCACAGCGTAGCTGATAGTGTGCAGCTCAGTACGAAAACGTACCGTAACATTAAACAAAACCTGTTCTTTGCCTTCATTTACAACACGGCATCAATCCCGATTGCAGCTGCCGGACTACTTGCTCCATGGGTAGCAGGAGCAGCGATGGCTTTCAGTTCGGTGTCCGTCGTCTTAAATGCTTTACGTCTACAACGGTTGAAGTTGAGCCGATAG
- a CDS encoding metal-sensitive transcriptional regulator has translation MPTHEKRTVQPNKQELLNRLKRIEGQVRGVQNMIDDDKYCVDILHQISAIQSAMKKVSISLMEDHTHHCVANAIEKGDKEETIEELMDVMKRMM, from the coding sequence ATGCCAACACATGAAAAAAGAACGGTTCAGCCAAACAAACAAGAATTACTCAATCGTTTGAAACGCATCGAGGGTCAAGTGCGTGGCGTGCAAAACATGATTGACGATGATAAATACTGTGTCGATATCCTCCATCAAATCTCGGCCATCCAATCAGCGATGAAAAAGGTCAGTATTTCGTTAATGGAAGATCATACTCATCACTGTGTAGCTAATGCGATCGAAAAAGGCGATAAGGAAGAGACGATAGAAGAGTTAATGGATGTTATGAAGCGAATGATGTGA
- the parC gene encoding DNA topoisomerase IV subunit A: MPEAEKYLDLPLEEVIGDRFGRYSKYIIQERALPDAKDGLKPVQRRILYAMVKDNNTADKPFRKAAKTVGNVIGNYHPHGDSSVYEALVRMSQPWKIRHGLVQMQGNNGSIDGDPPAAMRYTEARISALAQEMLRDIGKETVEFIPNFDDTDEEPVVLPAYFPNLLVNGSTGISAGYATDIPPHNLGEVIDAAIHMLDQPDCTLEDLLTFIKGPDFPGGGTVQGTENLKQAYETGKGKVIVRGTANIETLRGGKEQIVITEIPYEVVKANLVKRMDEIRFDKKIDGIAEVRDDTDRTGLQIVVELKKEADAQSILHYLYKHTDLQVTYHLNMVAIADKAPQLMGLKPLLSAYIAHQKEVVINRSRYELDQATKRQHIVEGLMKAISVLDELIALIRQSNDKADAKQNITEAFGFTEVQAEAIVNLQLYRLTNTDIVTLEKEAEELAKTIERLNEILGSPKKLVQTIKKELKQMKKKYADDRRTVIEEKVEELKVDMQVMIPAEEVFVTVTRGGYVKRTSARSYSASIDERPGMKDTDDLLFFAEMNTTDTLLLFTSQGRYVYIPVHQLPDIRWKDDGQHVGNLATLAADDGIVRAIPVRSFDQDRYLMFFTKKGMAKRSVLSDYQAQRFSKALIALKIKEGDTLLDVALTEGSSEIFFATKQGYGLRFSESEISVVGQRAAGVKGIALKEKDEVVSAFPFPAENAESLFSVSHRGAVKKMKWDQFPSSSRAKRGLTMLRELKTNPHKLVAVNPVAINETLMIKTGDESIHPISTAGVRHYDRYQTGSYVIDTDTSGAVRAVWPYIDHERSTE; the protein is encoded by the coding sequence GTGCCTGAAGCTGAAAAATATTTGGATTTGCCGCTGGAAGAGGTTATCGGAGACCGGTTCGGCCGCTATAGCAAATACATCATTCAGGAACGAGCGCTTCCGGATGCAAAAGATGGGTTGAAACCTGTACAGCGCCGCATTCTCTATGCGATGGTAAAAGACAACAATACGGCCGACAAACCTTTTCGGAAGGCGGCCAAAACGGTCGGGAATGTCATCGGCAACTATCATCCCCACGGGGATTCTTCGGTCTATGAAGCACTGGTGCGCATGAGCCAACCATGGAAAATTCGCCATGGCCTTGTGCAGATGCAAGGGAATAACGGTTCCATCGATGGAGACCCGCCGGCAGCCATGCGGTATACGGAAGCCCGGATCTCCGCTTTGGCTCAGGAAATGCTTCGCGATATCGGAAAAGAGACCGTCGAGTTCATTCCGAATTTTGATGACACGGACGAAGAACCCGTCGTTTTGCCGGCTTATTTCCCGAATTTGCTCGTCAACGGTTCCACCGGCATTTCTGCCGGCTATGCTACCGATATCCCTCCCCACAATCTCGGCGAGGTGATCGATGCGGCCATCCATATGCTTGATCAGCCGGATTGCACCCTGGAAGACCTTTTGACCTTCATTAAAGGTCCGGATTTTCCGGGAGGAGGGACCGTCCAAGGGACGGAAAACCTCAAGCAAGCTTATGAAACGGGCAAAGGAAAAGTCATCGTACGGGGCACCGCGAATATCGAAACGTTGCGGGGCGGAAAAGAACAAATTGTCATTACGGAGATACCATATGAAGTCGTTAAGGCGAACCTCGTTAAACGCATGGATGAAATCCGCTTCGACAAAAAAATCGACGGCATCGCGGAAGTTCGCGATGACACCGACCGCACCGGGCTGCAAATCGTTGTGGAACTAAAAAAAGAAGCGGATGCGCAAAGCATTTTGCACTACTTGTATAAACACACCGATTTGCAGGTTACTTATCACTTGAACATGGTTGCGATCGCTGATAAAGCGCCGCAATTGATGGGATTAAAACCTTTGTTATCCGCCTATATTGCCCATCAAAAAGAAGTCGTGATCAATCGCAGCCGCTACGAATTGGATCAAGCGACGAAACGGCAACACATTGTGGAAGGGCTAATGAAAGCGATCAGCGTTTTGGACGAACTCATCGCGCTCATTCGCCAATCGAACGACAAGGCGGACGCAAAACAAAACATCACCGAAGCTTTCGGCTTCACGGAAGTGCAAGCGGAAGCGATCGTAAATTTGCAACTGTACCGTTTAACGAACACAGACATTGTAACATTGGAGAAAGAAGCGGAAGAGCTAGCAAAAACAATTGAACGCTTGAATGAAATCTTAGGCAGCCCTAAAAAGCTTGTCCAAACGATTAAAAAAGAATTGAAACAAATGAAGAAAAAATACGCGGATGACCGTCGAACAGTTATCGAAGAAAAGGTGGAAGAACTGAAAGTTGACATGCAGGTGATGATCCCGGCCGAAGAAGTATTTGTGACGGTCACCCGGGGCGGGTATGTGAAACGCACGAGTGCACGTTCCTACAGCGCGTCCATCGATGAGCGCCCGGGCATGAAAGACACGGATGACTTGCTGTTCTTTGCGGAAATGAACACAACGGATACGTTACTTTTATTTACTTCCCAGGGTCGGTACGTTTATATTCCCGTTCATCAGCTTCCGGATATTCGTTGGAAAGACGACGGTCAACATGTCGGCAACCTCGCGACGCTTGCAGCGGATGACGGCATCGTACGCGCTATCCCGGTTCGTTCTTTTGACCAGGATCGTTACTTGATGTTCTTTACGAAAAAGGGCATGGCCAAACGTTCCGTGTTAAGCGATTATCAGGCACAGCGCTTCTCTAAGGCGCTGATCGCGCTTAAGATCAAGGAAGGGGACACCCTTCTTGACGTCGCCCTTACGGAAGGATCTTCCGAGATCTTTTTCGCTACAAAACAAGGGTATGGACTTCGGTTTTCGGAATCGGAGATTAGTGTCGTCGGCCAACGTGCCGCCGGCGTAAAAGGCATCGCGCTAAAAGAAAAAGACGAAGTCGTATCCGCATTTCCTTTCCCTGCGGAAAACGCAGAATCGCTCTTTTCCGTTTCCCATCGGGGAGCAGTGAAAAAAATGAAATGGGATCAATTCCCGAGCAGTTCCCGCGCGAAACGCGGCCTTACCATGTTGCGTGAGTTAAAAACAAATCCTCACAAGTTAGTCGCTGTTAATCCTGTAGCAATAAACGAGACGTTAATGATAAAAACCGGGGATGAAAGCATCCATCCGATCTCGACAGCAGGGGTTCGCCACTATGACCGTTATCAAACCGGAAGTTACGTAATCGATACGGATACCTCGGGAGCTGTGCGTGCGGTATGGCCTTACATCGACCACGAACGTTCAACTGAATAA